One genomic segment of Musa acuminata AAA Group cultivar baxijiao chromosome BXJ3-3, Cavendish_Baxijiao_AAA, whole genome shotgun sequence includes these proteins:
- the LOC103977346 gene encoding agamous-like MADS-box protein AGL104, with product MGRVKLQIKRIENNTNRQVTFSKRRNGLIKKAYELSVLCDIDIALIMFSPSGRLSHFSGRRRIEDVLARYVNLPENDRGGVVQNREFVINTLKKLKCENDTAALVNPGVVNSNAEELQQEICRYQQQLQHMEQRLRFFEPDPLSFTSITDLESCEKFVMEALQRVTARKEYLLSNHLSPYDPSTTSMQMYLQPQQERLPNPYGNEMVQWVPEGASNPSHQIFVGSDHLMDLREHAIYDSIAPQSMGLQLDPGAAGCHVGNQHDTSWHQGYTSTEFLSALIPSSPYPLIQHPMGPADLPTMVPHEQVQGMAGCPSVPVDDGGAATNTYDGNAAPANVR from the exons GAAGGCCTACGAGCTATCCGTCCTGTGCGACATCGACATCGCTCTCATCATGTTCTCCCCCTCCGGACGCCTCAGCCATTTCTCCGGACGAAGAAG GATCGAAGACGTACTTGCTAGATACGTGAATCTCCCAGAGAACGATAGGGGAGG GGTGGTCCAGAATCGAGAG TTCGTGATTAACACATTGAAAAAGCTCAAGTGCGAGAACGACACGGCTGCCCTCGTCAA TCCTGGGGTGGTCAACTCCAACGCAGAG GAGCTTCAACAGGAGATTTGTCGGTATCAACAACAGCTACAGCATATGGAGCAACGCTTAAG GTTTTTTGAACCTGATCCTCTTAGCTTCACATCCATCACTGATCTCGAGTCATGCGAGAAGTTCGTCATGGAAGCATTGCAGCGTGTTACGGCAAGAAAG GAATATTTGCTGAGTAATCATCTGTCCCCGTATGATCCCTCAACTACAAGCATGCAG ATGTACCTGCAGCCGCAGCAGGAACGACTGCCCAACCCATACGGGAACGAGATGGTGCAGTGGGTCCCGGAGGGAGCGTCGAACCCCAGCCACCAGATCTTCGTTGGATCCGATCATTTGATGGACCTCAG GGAACACGCGATCTACGACTCGATCGCGCCGCAGAGCATGGGCCTGCAGCTGGACCCCGGCGCGGCTGGATGCCACGTCGGCAACCAGCACGATACATCATGGCACCAGGGGTACACCTCCACGGAGTTCCTGTCCGCCCTCATTCCCTCATCGCCCTACCCGCTGATTCAG CACCCGATGGGGCCGGCGGATTTGCCGACGATGGTGCCGCACGAGCAGGTGCAGGGGATGGCCGGCTGCCCGAGCGTGCCCGTGGACGACGGAGGCGCCGCTACCAACACGTACGACGGCAATGCTGCTCCGGCGAACGTGCGTTGA